The sequence GCAGCAACTCGAGGACCCCTGGCAGTTCTTCGATGGGAAGCGAATCGAGTCCCACGGGACCATTCGGTTCCCCGTGAAGCCCGATGGCGAGACCCTGGACTTCACTCTGGCTTCGTTTGCCATCCCCGTGGTTCACGAGCGTGTCGTCGACCTCTTCCTCCACCAGCGTGTCCAGGACGTCCAGTTCATCCCCGTGGAGGTCGAGGGCCACAAGGGCCCCTACTTCATCCTCAACACGCTTCGGACCATCCGCTGCATCGACGACGCCCGTAGCGCGGAGGTGCAGTACTTCACTCCCGAGGACAACCAACCCGAACGTGTGGGGGAGTACCGCGTCGTCTCCGGCATGCGCATCGACCCGACGAAGGTCGGCGACGCACAGATCTTCCGCCCCTGGGGCTGGAACGTGGCGCTCATCGTCTCCGAGGACCTGATGGACGCGATGGAGGCCGTGGGCATCACCGGCACGAAGTTCGAGCCCGTCTAACCATGCCCGTTTCACGGGTGAAGGCTTTTCACCATCAGTAACCTTGTTGCATGATTCATGGGTTACCCAACCCATGGAGCCTCTGATGAACACGTCGCGAATCCTCGTCTCGCTGGCCGCCGGTCTCACCCTGTCTCTCACCGCCTGTGGAGGCACGGAGGAGTCCCTCACGGAGGCGCCGGATACCGGTGACGTGCTCGTGAGCACGGAGCAGGGCCTTGGGATTCCGCCGAACTGCCCGAACGGAGACCTCTACTACTGGTTCGAGAACATCCAGGGGTGCCTGACCT comes from Pyxidicoccus parkwaysis and encodes:
- a CDS encoding imm11 family protein, coding for MSSYFELTDFRRTRHRWHLRAPVDGTGQQLEDPWQFFDGKRIESHGTIRFPVKPDGETLDFTLASFAIPVVHERVVDLFLHQRVQDVQFIPVEVEGHKGPYFILNTLRTIRCIDDARSAEVQYFTPEDNQPERVGEYRVVSGMRIDPTKVGDAQIFRPWGWNVALIVSEDLMDAMEAVGITGTKFEPV